The DNA segment ataatatattatttttattattttttaagaaattattaattttataatatatttgatATTATAGCGGTTCAATCCCAATTCAACCTTAAATCCTTAACTTTCGTTATTCACTGATTCAATGACCCGTCCCCATTTCAAAACCTTGGTGGTGCTGAAGTTCAAGTTAGTGTTCTTTGAATTCACTCTTAATACCTTCTTTCCACTAGGCCCTCCTTAGTTAGCAATAACTTTGGCTCCATGTCAAAAACCATGTCTACAACTTCATGGTAGGTTGCTTCCATTGACACTCGATTTAAGTCTAAGCTTgaagcaagaaaaacaaagggGGGTGTGTGTGGGGTGGTGGTGTTGTTTAATGAAGCTTGTGTTAAGCCTTGAGATATAGGCATGAACCCGTGAAGAAACTCCGACTGATGTTAAGGTATACAAGCAATATCTTGGTCGATTCAAACTCCTAGGAAAGTTAAGAATGTCATTTTGTTACTTTGCCAATATCCATAATAAAAGGGATAGGTCTCACTAAGTTTTGAACATCGAACTCCAAAAAGGCAATTTGAGGTGGTTAGAAGGGCACTTGCGAGAGTGCCTAGTCAATTGCATTCCTAAATGAGAATGAAGTTGGTGATCATGGTGTTGGAGCTATCCCTTGGCCATGTATATTTAAGGGTTAAAATCTCACACACATAAGAGAATGGAGTGAAAAGAAACGATGTCATAAAACCCTTGAAAGTGCCTTAGAGAAACTGATGGACCTCTGATAAAAAGAGCAGGCGATCCCTATAGAAAGCAAGCCCAAAGCAGGCAATTGGCATGAGAAAGGAACTTTCTtttttttgataaattaaaattttattattaatagaaTTCAAGAAAAACTTAACAAAATCAGTCATCCTAAAAACCATGGTCCATAGaccagccaaaaaaaaaaaaaccgaccGAGGCTTATGAGAAGGGAACCTCTTGGACTTGAAAACACTAGAGTTAAGAGATAAATTGATTGAAAACTGATAGGAAGGGGCACCAAAGCTTAAAACCTTTAGTAGTGCCTAAACGTGCCTAAACGTGACCAAGAAAGTTGGACCGAGGGGAAGTAGGGGATCGGCTTGAAGAAAAACCCCAAATTGGTGATTGGAGTTCCTAAAGTTTCTCAAGGTGCATCGTAATGCCACATCAAATCTGGGAACAATCAAAGTTCATCACAGTAGATTTTCAAGCTCAGGACATCCAAGAGTAATGGAAGCAATCGAAATGACTCTAGAAGAGGAAAACAGCCTATCGCCATTAAAGAGTCCCAAAAAGCGGGCAATTAATCAAAGTATAGATCACGATAAAATtttaataggattaaaaatcacaCACACAATTAGGAgtattttttaacaaaataagTTAACCAAATAAATCCTATAATTCAACAAGAAAGCTACCACTACTAGATTCTATAAAGAGGCAAATCCATTCTTTTTGAACGTTGAAGAGTGCAACTTCTATGATCCAACTTTAGAAAACATGTAGAAAAGTTGTTGCATTGCTTTCGGAATCCACACAGGTCGAAGGAGATTCACTGCAGGAGTCACCATCTGCCTCAAAGCAATtggaataacttttttttttctcttattttctttatttctttacgGGTGTCAAAGAGCATTATCATTAGCAAATATTCTCGCTCGGCCAAAGACCTTTTTGGAATATGGCCACTCCTTAAATCAAGGaaatctttctttttcctttaagcatctcttatttattttttttattggatGAATACTAATTGAGCATCATCCCATAGAATAATACAAGGcttttctctattcttttctgcaTAATATTTATCTTGTTGCTGCTTTTTCACTGCATAATACACTTGATAGTTGGAAATCGTTGTGGATTGTGGGACCATGTTCGTCGAGTTGTCTATCCGCTTTATGCTGATTCTTTGCTAGCCGCAAGGCACAATAATAATAATCGAAACAAATGGTTTTTCTACTAATTATTTCTTAATTATAGTATTTTATTTACAACTTAAAATACTGAAGTTATTTTTAAGCCTCCACCTTGCATCCCAGCCCACTCCCACATTCCTCCCatgcttttttctttttaattttaatttgttttaactCTTCAATCACTATTCATTGTTCGATTTAtgctaattattttttaaaaataaatttattttgccTTTATTTAATTATGACAGAAAATTTTACATCATATATAAatcaatattaatatattttcatacatgttaatattaataattatgacAAATAATTAGATTTCATTTACTTTTAAATTCTTGTGTAATTAGAATGCTTTAttcaattttctaataataacttCAATTCAATGTGCAATGTGTAAAGTTTATATTTGCAGAGGTGCTAATTAGTTAACCCTTTTAACTAATACTACTATATACAATTgttcaatttaatatatatatatatatatatatatatatatatatatatatatatatatataaaagaagtaaaattgaaattattaaataactttcttaaataataataaataataattttatttataaacatgCAAATctgatattttaaattattacaataataaactgaatatatttttaataatatcattttctatattttaattCACAAACTGGCATCTCATGCCTGTTCTTGGTGATACGTACGTATGATGAAACTGTTCAATCTAGACCATGTCTATCATGTTAACATGGCAAATAGATACAATAGGCATATCCCAAGTTTATATGGATCAACCTAGACAAAAATTTATCATTCAACAAACCACACCAGCCCAAACACAAAACATCATCAATATGCGTTGGTAGGTAACAGCTCCCTTTTCTTATAAACAAGATTTGGCTGTGTTGGAAAACCCTTTAGGATTATTTATCTCTATCTTGAATGCACAAGGAGTGACCTTGGTACTCTATGACTGCGCAATATCGAATAGTTGCCTGAGAATCTTCATTTCCTAACAAAATCAGGCTGATTAGTGACGGATCTCACCCATGCCCATTTATGGTCCATTACGTTAACTTCATTCTTAGCTTCTGCAACTTCTTTCAATGGGATATAAGCATAGTTCCCATTAATAGGTCCACACACAAATCCAGTGTAACCTGCCATAACCCCATGAATTGCTGAATGTGCAAGAAGAGTGCAATATAGATTATCCATGGCATTTGCAGGGACGGCACGTATCATATACGTGGGATCGATATACTTCACGGTGAATAAATCATTTGGGTGGTCTCTAGACCACCAGTTCCTCAGCTCTGACTTCAACCAAGCACCAACATCTAAGAAAACTGGGTTGCCTGATTCATCCCTCTCTTTTTTCTGGGCATCTGTTCTTGGTATCATATCCTGTCCTGCCCCCTCTGCAACAACCAGAACTGCATGACCATTTTCTTTTAATCTCTTCTCAAGAAATTCAAACAGCCCTCCTTTTCCTTCCAGATAAAATTCAGTTTCAGGAATTAAACAGCAATCCACATCACGACTGCTCAACGTTGCATAGAGGGCTATATGACCCGTGCTTCGACCCATTAGCTTCACCAGGCCGATACCATTAACTGCACTCTCAGCCTCCACATAAGCTGCATTAATTGCTTGTTGTGCCATCTCCACAGCTGTCTGGAATCCAAATGATTTGTCAATAATGCCTACATCATTGTCAACTGTTTTGGGAATTGCAGCAACTCCAATGTTCAGTTTCCGGCGACAAATTTCATCAAATATCTTTACAGCCCCACGCAATGTTCCATCTCCACCAATGATATAGACCTGTTCATACTTATTAGGACAGCCAACAAGGAGAGACACTAACTAGAATCATTTCATAATCACACTTAAGCTCTGTAAAGTATCATATGAATTGCTCATCAAGTGCATAATTTAAATTGAGGTTGTGGCCATGGGTATTGCATAATTGCAATCAATGCACAAGTAATGCTCTAAAAAAACTTTTAGGTAAGTCTCATTTGATATTGAGATTATAAGACTAAAAAACGCTTTTAAGAGATAAATATCAATTTATATACtcgcaatttttttttattttaaaattattgcagATGAAAATATCAAATTATCTTTGAATTACAAATAACACCaaatatttagatttttttttttgtcaccAATTTGTTTTTGATAGCCCTGTTAACATGTATACAAAACAGGTAAAGGTTACAGCAGAACAAATGCTTCTGTTCTGCATTAGTTACAGACTCTTAAGTCTTAACAAATAAAATAGTTCATATATATTTCGTTGAATGAAAAAGAGGCCAAGAAGCAGAGAGACCAAACCTGATTAAAGCCCCGACTTTGAATGGAATCAACAATCTTATGGAGATCAAAGCCACCCCTGGAGGTCTCCAAAACTGTACCACCCTTCTTATGCCAGTCATGGACAAGCTTCGGATTCAGCTCAGTCGGTTCTCTTGAATAGAATCCTCTGTACCCAGCAACTATCCCATATATCTGACGCACCCCATATAGTTCCCACAGCCCAACCACCAGCTCCCTGATCACCGTATTCATCCCAGGGCAGAGTCCCCCACAGGTAACAATAGCTACCCGAGTGCtgcttggatcaaagaagatttGCTGGCGTGGGCCAGCCCGATGGTAGACAAACTGGGAAGCACCAGAAGAGAAGGTACCAGAAAGGTCGATGATAATCTGGCGGAGGATGATGTCTGAGTGGGTAAGGTAGAAGCCATCAGTTGGGTGGTAGAAAGGGTTGTTATCTAATGGGTTCGTGTAGGATTTGAGATCTGGCAAGTAGTCAGTTAAATGGGGAGGTTTTTGGAGTTTAAATGGGCAAGATGAAAAGGATTCTTCTGAATTTTGGGTGGTAGTAGTGGGATTGGTGGATTCGGGCAAAGAAACCGCCATGTCTACGGCGGCGAAGTAGCACTGTGGGGATGAAGACAATAAGTATGAGAGAGTAGGCGTAATTACCATCAAAGGGAGGGAACGTGGCGGGCCAGAGGATGGAAACGTGGAGGTTGGTGGTGGTGTCGTGGCATTTCTCCAGAAGCACGAGGAAATCGCAGTGGCACGTGGGGACGCGCGGGAAGGAAGTGATGCTACAATGAAAACATTAGAGATTTTTACTCCAGTTAAATTGTATatagattaaatttattttattatttttatttaattaattttttattaagatTTAAAATGCTAATTTCAGATACATcagaataaatttaaaataatcttatatatatatttgtgattttttattatattaaaatatatttttttaaatacagatattttttaattcattagattaaatttatttacGTCATATTTAGAGAGTAAAACACATTTACAAGGAATTTTCTTTGTCAAAGACTAGATCTTATTTAGAGATATAAAATCTTTTATTATCTGtactaatttataatatatatatatatatatatatatatatatatattcatgaattatatataattaatttttaatttttatattttttaaaattttattatataatatatttaatttttaattatacaatgattaaataattaaattgaaaatgaaattataatttaaatatgaatttttcatttaaaatcaaactaatataaaaataaattatatctaaaaactaaattaaaataGGTACTAAATTTTCGATTTTATTTCGTTGTCTAGATAAGTACTGAATTGAAATCACAAGCCTGCACCTCTAATGCAAGGTATGGTGGTTAAGGTTGGgtttatttgaataaaatatattgtttaaaaagtaaaaaaaaaatatatatatatatatataaattttgattttgattaaatttaaagTAAATATAGAGAtttaaaagaaaaagtaaaaattttaaataacaaattACTTACGTTATTtgaaattcaaagtcaattttaaaaaatattttttgttagatatttatttccattttaaaaatttaaaatgtactcttaaattttttagttttaaaatctaaattttaaatttaaatacacaAATTCAAACCCAAcaaaagagtttttttttttaacgtttaaaaattcttaaaatttatttcatcaatttttatatttaaagttgttaaattttaataggcATTATACACTTTTAtcatttttaacaaataattatctttaaatctataatttttttttcaaaaacttttaatataattaattataaatatttgtaatattttaagttaaattaaaagatttttcaaataagctaatattttattaaataaaagtaTTGCTGGAAAAGCTATAAGACCAAAACCAATGTGACAAATTAATGTCCACGTGTTGTAACTGAAACTCAacacaactcaattcaactaagcttttattctAAGAATTTGAAGTTAGCTATATGAATTTTCTTTCTctattctaaacgattttggattaaatcctcggaaatataTAATGCTTTTTGGTCATATTTTATTATTCTCCTCCAAATTAGTTTAGGTctattcatttttttctttctatcctctaacttaaTGTGTTATACTTATCTAACTGGAATTTCTGTATATCTAACGCTTTGTAACTGAAATG comes from the Hevea brasiliensis isolate MT/VB/25A 57/8 chromosome 5, ASM3005281v1, whole genome shotgun sequence genome and includes:
- the LOC110669036 gene encoding ATP-dependent 6-phosphofructokinase 2, encoding MVITPTLSYLLSSSPQCYFAAVDMAVSLPESTNPTTTTQNSEESFSSCPFKLQKPPHLTDYLPDLKSYTNPLDNNPFYHPTDGFYLTHSDIILRQIIIDLSGTFSSGASQFVYHRAGPRQQIFFDPSSTRVAIVTCGGLCPGMNTVIRELVVGLWELYGVRQIYGIVAGYRGFYSREPTELNPKLVHDWHKKGGTVLETSRGGFDLHKIVDSIQSRGFNQVYIIGGDGTLRGAVKIFDEICRRKLNIGVAAIPKTVDNDVGIIDKSFGFQTAVEMAQQAINAAYVEAESAVNGIGLVKLMGRSTGHIALYATLSSRDVDCCLIPETEFYLEGKGGLFEFLEKRLKENGHAVLVVAEGAGQDMIPRTDAQKKERDESGNPVFLDVGAWLKSELRNWWSRDHPNDLFTVKYIDPTYMIRAVPANAMDNLYCTLLAHSAIHGVMAGYTGFVCGPINGNYAYIPLKEVAEAKNEVNVMDHKWAWVRSVTNQPDFVRK